In Pseudonocardia sp. C8, one genomic interval encodes:
- a CDS encoding helix-turn-helix domain-containing protein, producing MPSAAQEDRNRRMLRARDAMDRSYAEPLDIARLARIAYVSEAHFIRTFKATFGETPHRYLQRRRIERAMMLLRETNRPITDIAFGVGFGSVGTFSRTFGDIVGESPTAYRRGAATLRVPSCFARAWLRPSSFGEAPAVRRS from the coding sequence ATGCCGAGCGCGGCCCAGGAGGACCGGAACCGTCGCATGCTGCGCGCCCGCGACGCGATGGACCGCTCCTACGCCGAGCCGCTGGACATCGCGCGCCTGGCCCGCATCGCCTACGTGTCGGAGGCGCACTTCATCCGGACCTTCAAGGCGACCTTCGGCGAGACACCGCACCGCTACCTGCAACGGCGGCGCATCGAACGCGCGATGATGCTGCTCCGCGAGACGAACCGGCCGATCACCGACATCGCGTTCGGCGTCGGGTTCGGCAGCGTGGGGACGTTCAGCCGCACGTTCGGCGACATCGTCGGGGAGTCGCCGACGGCGTACCGGCGCGGTGCGGCGACGTTGCGGGTACCCTCGTGCTTCGCGCGGGCGTGGCTGAGACCGAGCAGTTTCGGAGAAGCGCCCGCCGTCCGGCGGTCCTAG
- a CDS encoding VOC family protein: MLNAISITQVTVLDQDEALDFYVGKLGFEVSADVDMGFMRWLTVSLPSDPDRHLLLEVPKPPAISEETAAQVRDLMTKGALGLACILTTDDCRKTFEELTAKGVEFSEEPTEQPYGVDCALRDPFGNHIRITQPARGPVEVTEADKQRWEAGARQNR, encoded by the coding sequence ATGCTCAACGCGATCTCCATCACCCAGGTCACGGTCCTGGACCAGGACGAGGCACTCGACTTCTACGTCGGCAAGCTCGGGTTCGAGGTGAGCGCCGATGTCGACATGGGGTTCATGCGGTGGCTGACGGTGTCGCTGCCGAGCGATCCCGACCGGCACCTGCTGCTCGAGGTGCCGAAGCCGCCGGCGATCAGCGAGGAGACCGCGGCACAGGTCCGCGACCTGATGACGAAGGGCGCGCTCGGGCTCGCCTGCATCCTGACGACCGACGACTGCCGGAAGACGTTCGAGGAGCTCACCGCCAAGGGGGTCGAGTTCAGCGAGGAACCCACCGAGCAGCCGTACGGCGTCGACTGCGCGCTGCGCGACCCGTTCGGCAATCACATCCGCATCACGCAGCCGGCCCGCGGCCCGGTCGAGGTCACCGAGGCCGACAAGCAGCGCTGGGAGGCCGGCGCGCGGCAGAACCGCTGA